One window of the Pseudofrankia sp. DC12 genome contains the following:
- the rpoD gene encoding RNA polymerase sigma factor RpoD, whose protein sequence is MALTQPATQPVTQSSGQSSAQEPGAQGAGQPTAQAPRQATKGSRRPAAGGAASRRKTAEAEKPPPPAEGTPTPRAAGGDEEEAEDAEFDATAEAEAEKETEKDDDEREAGPAPSAADRMSHDSVRQYLSQIGRVRLLTAEEEVDLAKRVEAGLFAAEKLAADAAGLVGDLRRELVWVERDGEVAKSRLVEANLRLVVSIARRYVGRGMLFLDLIQEGNLGLIRAVEKFDYTKGYKFSTYATWWIRQAITRAIADQARTIRIPVHMVETINKLIRIQRQLLQDLGREPTPEEIAKEMDLTPDKVREIQKVAQEPISLETPIGEEEDSHLGDFIEDSDAVVPVDAASFLLLQEQLDSVLHTLSDREKKVIQLRFGLTDGHPRTLEEVGREFGVTRERIRQVTSQAS, encoded by the coding sequence GTGGCGTTGACACAGCCCGCGACACAGCCTGTCACGCAGTCCTCGGGGCAGTCGTCCGCGCAGGAGCCCGGTGCCCAGGGCGCGGGGCAGCCGACGGCGCAGGCCCCCCGGCAAGCCACGAAGGGCTCGCGCCGGCCCGCCGCCGGTGGCGCGGCCTCGCGTCGCAAGACGGCCGAGGCCGAGAAGCCACCGCCGCCGGCCGAGGGCACCCCGACGCCGCGCGCCGCCGGGGGTGACGAGGAGGAGGCCGAGGACGCCGAGTTCGACGCGACCGCCGAGGCGGAAGCCGAGAAGGAGACCGAGAAGGACGACGACGAGCGTGAGGCCGGCCCGGCGCCGTCGGCCGCCGACCGCATGTCGCACGACAGCGTCCGCCAGTACCTCTCCCAGATCGGCCGTGTCCGGCTGCTGACGGCGGAGGAGGAGGTCGACCTCGCCAAGCGGGTCGAGGCCGGCCTGTTCGCCGCCGAGAAGCTCGCCGCGGACGCCGCCGGGCTGGTGGGCGACCTTCGCCGGGAGTTGGTGTGGGTCGAGCGTGACGGTGAGGTCGCCAAGAGCCGCCTCGTCGAGGCGAACCTGCGGCTGGTCGTCTCCATCGCCCGTCGTTACGTCGGTCGCGGGATGCTGTTCCTGGATCTGATCCAGGAGGGGAACCTGGGTCTGATCCGGGCGGTCGAGAAGTTCGACTACACCAAGGGTTACAAGTTCTCGACGTATGCGACGTGGTGGATTCGGCAGGCGATCACGCGGGCGATCGCGGATCAGGCGCGGACGATCCGTATTCCGGTCCACATGGTCGAGACGATCAACAAGCTGATCCGGATCCAGCGGCAGCTGCTCCAGGATCTGGGCCGTGAGCCCACTCCGGAGGAGATCGCGAAGGAGATGGACCTGACCCCGGACAAGGTCCGGGAGATCCAGAAGGTCGCCCAGGAGCCGATCTCGCTGGAGACGCCGATCGGTGAGGAGGAGGACTCCCACCTCGGTGACTTCATTGAGGACTCGGACGCGGTCGTTCCGGTGGACGCGGCGAGTTTCCTGTTGTTGCAGGAGCAGTTGGACTCGGTGTTGCACACGTTGTCGGACCGGGAGAAGAAGGTCATCCAGCTGCGGTTCGGGTTGACGGATGGGCATCCGCGGACGTTGGAGGAGGTTGGCCGGGAGTTCGGGGTGACGCGGGAGCGTATTCGGCAGGTAACTAGTCAGGCCTCCTGA
- a CDS encoding RNA polymerase sigma factor, translating into MALTQPATQPVTQSSGQSSAQEPGAQGAGQPTAQAPRQATKGSRRPAAGGAASRRKTAEAEKPPPPAEGTPTPRAAGGDEEEAEDAEFDATAEAEAEKETEKDDDEREAGPAPSAADRMSHDSVRQYLSQIGRVRLLTAEEEVDLAKRVEAGLFAAEKLAADAAGLVGDLRRELVWVERDGEVAKSRLVEANLRLVVSIARRYVGRGMLFLDLIQEGNLGLIRAVEKFDYTKGYKFSTYATWWIRQAITRAIADQARTIRIPVHMVETINKLIRIQRQLLQDLGREPTPEEIAKEMDLTPDKVREIQKVAQEPISLETPIGEEEDSHLGDFIEDSDAVVPVDAASFLLLQEQLDSVLHTLSDREKKVIQLRFGLTDGHPRTLEEVGREFGVTRERIRQIESKTLSKLRHPSRSQKLRDYLE; encoded by the coding sequence GTGGCGTTGACACAGCCCGCGACACAGCCTGTCACGCAGTCCTCGGGGCAGTCGTCCGCGCAGGAGCCCGGTGCCCAGGGCGCGGGGCAGCCGACGGCGCAGGCCCCCCGGCAAGCCACGAAGGGCTCGCGCCGGCCCGCCGCCGGTGGCGCGGCCTCGCGTCGCAAGACGGCCGAGGCCGAGAAGCCACCGCCGCCGGCCGAGGGCACCCCGACGCCGCGCGCCGCCGGGGGTGACGAGGAGGAGGCCGAGGACGCCGAGTTCGACGCGACCGCCGAGGCGGAAGCCGAGAAGGAGACCGAGAAGGACGACGACGAGCGTGAGGCCGGCCCGGCGCCGTCGGCCGCCGACCGCATGTCGCACGACAGCGTCCGCCAGTACCTCTCCCAGATCGGCCGTGTCCGGCTGCTGACGGCGGAGGAGGAGGTCGACCTCGCCAAGCGGGTCGAGGCCGGCCTGTTCGCCGCCGAGAAGCTCGCCGCGGACGCCGCCGGGCTGGTGGGCGACCTTCGCCGGGAGTTGGTGTGGGTCGAGCGTGACGGTGAGGTCGCCAAGAGCCGCCTCGTCGAGGCGAACCTGCGGCTGGTCGTCTCCATCGCCCGTCGTTACGTCGGTCGCGGGATGCTGTTCCTGGATCTGATCCAGGAGGGGAACCTGGGTCTGATCCGGGCGGTCGAGAAGTTCGACTACACCAAGGGTTACAAGTTCTCGACGTATGCGACGTGGTGGATTCGGCAGGCGATCACGCGGGCGATCGCGGATCAGGCGCGGACGATCCGTATTCCGGTCCACATGGTCGAGACGATCAACAAGCTGATCCGGATCCAGCGGCAGCTGCTCCAGGATCTGGGCCGTGAGCCCACTCCGGAGGAGATCGCGAAGGAGATGGACCTGACCCCGGACAAGGTCCGGGAGATCCAGAAGGTCGCCCAGGAGCCGATCTCGCTGGAGACGCCGATCGGTGAGGAGGAGGACTCCCACCTCGGTGACTTCATTGAGGACTCGGACGCGGTCGTTCCGGTGGACGCGGCGAGTTTCCTGTTGTTGCAGGAGCAGTTGGACTCGGTGTTGCACACGTTGTCGGACCGGGAGAAGAAGGTCATCCAGCTGCGGTTCGGGTTGACGGATGGGCATCCGCGGACGTTGGAGGAGGTTGGCCGGGAGTTCGGGGTGACGCGGGAGCGTATTCGGCAGATCGAGTCGAAGACGTTGTCGAAGCTGCGTCATCCGTCCCGGTCGCAGAAACTGCGGGACTACCTCGAATAA